Proteins from a genomic interval of Phenylobacterium sp. LH3H17:
- a CDS encoding ABC transporter permease, translating into MNPEFQRNIWLESAPRRVAWAVVVLLMIYGAAIMVLRTNPYGALTGLGGVGAVVFVACGMIWGARATGGSILNEIADRTWDFQRLSALDPWSMTWGKLLGSASLAWICALTGLLLMAAASLQRGEPGAVSTLVFLIALAVLLQAISMGAALIGVRKARAEGRTARAGGVLGGLIVGGVLLSWVAGSAGFQRGAGLEGFGAMLGAKGLIDWGGRYWSADAFRAVSVTLFAAWAVIGAWRLMRLELQMRNGPVVWPAFLVFLAVFAGGFAWRDGGLSGALTTGALVVALSAYAAAFAEPADRVRMRQFRHHALAGDFARAAPLAPAPLAPLVLAALLVVAALAVGAGSFARPGLAQAAALIAFLLRDLGVIALCRLGERPQRGDFSAVVALAVLYGVGGVVGWSIDRETGAALFAPLSAAPMLSLISGLVQAAIAWALVVRRLGPSVPPSASASVPAS; encoded by the coding sequence ATGAACCCGGAATTCCAGCGCAATATCTGGCTCGAATCGGCGCCCCGCCGCGTGGCCTGGGCCGTGGTCGTCCTGCTGATGATCTATGGCGCGGCGATCATGGTCCTCCGCACCAATCCCTATGGCGCCCTCACCGGCCTGGGCGGGGTCGGCGCGGTGGTCTTCGTGGCCTGCGGGATGATCTGGGGCGCGCGCGCCACGGGGGGCTCGATCCTCAACGAGATCGCCGACCGAACCTGGGACTTCCAGCGGCTCTCGGCGCTGGATCCCTGGTCGATGACCTGGGGCAAGCTCCTGGGCAGCGCCAGTCTGGCCTGGATCTGCGCGCTCACCGGCCTGTTGCTGATGGCCGCGGCCAGCCTGCAGCGGGGCGAGCCGGGCGCGGTCTCGACCCTGGTCTTCCTGATAGCCCTGGCGGTGCTGCTGCAGGCGATCTCCATGGGCGCGGCCCTGATCGGGGTGCGCAAGGCCCGGGCCGAAGGCCGAACCGCGCGCGCCGGCGGCGTGCTGGGCGGGTTGATCGTCGGCGGCGTCCTGCTGTCCTGGGTCGCCGGCTCGGCCGGCTTCCAGCGCGGGGCGGGGCTGGAGGGCTTCGGCGCCATGCTGGGCGCCAAGGGCCTCATCGACTGGGGCGGTCGATACTGGTCCGCCGACGCCTTCCGGGCCGTGTCGGTGACGCTGTTCGCCGCCTGGGCGGTGATCGGGGCCTGGCGGCTCATGCGGCTGGAACTGCAGATGCGCAACGGTCCCGTCGTCTGGCCGGCCTTCCTGGTCTTCCTGGCCGTGTTCGCCGGCGGCTTCGCCTGGCGGGACGGCGGGCTTTCCGGAGCCCTGACCACCGGCGCCCTAGTCGTGGCGCTCAGCGCCTATGCCGCGGCCTTCGCCGAGCCCGCCGACCGGGTGCGGATGCGCCAGTTCCGCCACCACGCCCTGGCCGGAGACTTCGCCCGCGCGGCCCCGCTGGCGCCCGCGCCCCTGGCCCCACTGGTCCTGGCCGCCCTGCTGGTCGTCGCCGCCCTGGCGGTCGGCGCCGGCAGCTTCGCGCGGCCGGGCCTGGCCCAGGCCGCGGCCCTGATCGCCTTCCTGCTGCGCGATCTGGGCGTCATCGCGCTCTGCCGACTGGGCGAGCGGCCGCAGCGCGGCGACTTCTCCGCCGTGGTGGCGTTGGCCGTGTTGTACGGGGTCGGCGGCGTCGTCGGCTGGTCGATCGACCGGGAGACCGGGGCGGCGCTCTTCGCCCCATTGAGCGCGGCGCCGATGCTGAGCCTGATCTCGGGCCTTGTGCAGGCGGCCATCGCCTGGGCCCTGGTCGTCCGCAGGCTGGGACCTAGCGTCCCTCCATCTGCGTCAGCATCCGTTCCAGCGTCGTAA
- a CDS encoding ligase-associated DNA damage response exonuclease, translating to MIKPEALLCPRPEGLYCAPGDFYIDPVRPVARAVITHGHADHARAGHERVLATPQTLAIMAERYGEDFAYETQAAAYGETIARDEVEVTLVPAGHVLGSAQAVVRWKGLTMVVSGDYKRRRDPTCPAFEPVPCDVFISEATFGLPVFRHPDDRGEIARLLRSVAQFPERAHLVGAYALGKAQRVIRLLREAGWDKTIYVHGALERLNRLYEAHGIPLGPLAPATSTTRQDFAGAIIIAPPSAIADRWSRRFPDPVGAFASGWMQIRARARQRGVELPLVISDHADWDELTATVDEIRPGELWITHGREEALARWAELHGIKARALALVGYDDEAED from the coding sequence ATGATCAAGCCCGAAGCCCTGCTCTGCCCCCGGCCCGAGGGGCTCTATTGCGCGCCCGGCGACTTCTACATCGACCCCGTGCGGCCGGTGGCGCGCGCGGTGATCACCCACGGCCATGCCGATCATGCGCGGGCGGGCCACGAGCGGGTGCTGGCCACGCCGCAGACCCTCGCCATCATGGCCGAGCGCTATGGAGAGGACTTCGCCTACGAGACCCAGGCCGCCGCCTACGGCGAGACCATCGCTCGCGACGAGGTCGAGGTGACCCTGGTCCCGGCCGGGCACGTTCTCGGCTCAGCCCAGGCGGTGGTGCGCTGGAAAGGCCTGACCATGGTGGTCTCGGGCGACTACAAGCGCCGCCGCGATCCGACCTGCCCGGCCTTCGAGCCGGTCCCCTGCGACGTCTTCATCTCCGAGGCCACCTTCGGCCTGCCCGTATTCCGTCATCCCGACGACCGGGGCGAGATCGCCCGCCTGCTGCGCTCGGTCGCCCAGTTTCCCGAGCGCGCGCACCTGGTCGGGGCCTATGCCCTGGGCAAGGCGCAGAGGGTGATCCGCCTGCTGCGCGAGGCGGGCTGGGACAAGACGATCTACGTCCACGGCGCCCTGGAGCGGTTGAACCGGCTCTATGAGGCCCACGGCATTCCCCTGGGGCCGCTGGCCCCCGCCACCTCAACCACCAGGCAGGACTTCGCCGGCGCCATCATCATCGCTCCGCCCTCGGCCATCGCCGACCGCTGGTCGCGGCGGTTCCCCGATCCGGTCGGCGCCTTCGCCTCGGGCTGGATGCAGATCCGCGCCCGCGCCCGCCAGCGCGGCGTCGAGCTGCCCCTGGTGATCTCCGACCATGCCGACTGGGACGAGCTCACCGCCACGGTGGACGAGATTCGCCCGGGCGAACTCTGGATCACCCACGGCCGCGAGGAGGCCCTGGCCCGCTGGGCCGAGCTGCACGGGATCAAGGCTCGGGCGCTCGCCCTGGTCGGCTATGACGACGAGGCCGAGGACTAG
- a CDS encoding HAD-IIIA family hydrolase, with protein sequence MSLPDAQTRPALFLDRDGVLNKDPGYVHRWEDFHWIPGARDAVAAFNRAGWWVFVVTNQSGVGRGYYGEDDVVALHARMSESLAEAGGHIDAFYYCPQHPDATVEAYRHPDPPDRKPNPGMILRALREHPVDVARSIMVGDKDADMEAARRAGIRGLKFPSDNLMDFLEKELVPA encoded by the coding sequence GTGAGCCTGCCCGACGCCCAGACCCGCCCCGCCCTGTTCCTCGACCGAGACGGGGTGCTCAACAAGGACCCCGGCTATGTCCACCGCTGGGAGGATTTCCATTGGATTCCCGGCGCGCGGGACGCCGTCGCCGCCTTCAACCGCGCGGGCTGGTGGGTGTTCGTGGTGACCAATCAGTCGGGGGTGGGGCGCGGCTACTATGGCGAGGACGACGTGGTCGCCCTGCACGCCAGGATGTCGGAGAGCCTGGCAGAGGCCGGCGGCCACATCGACGCCTTCTACTATTGCCCGCAGCATCCGGACGCGACCGTGGAGGCCTATCGCCACCCCGATCCGCCGGACCGCAAGCCCAATCCCGGCATGATCCTGCGCGCCCTGCGCGAGCATCCTGTCGACGTCGCTCGCTCGATCATGGTCGGCGACAAGGACGCTGACATGGAGGCCGCCCGTCGGGCGGGCATCCGCGGACTCAAGTTCCCGAGCGACAACCTGATGGACTTCCTGGAGAAGGAACTGGTTCCGGCATGA
- a CDS encoding cisplatin damage response ATP-dependent DNA ligase: MRAFAELLDRLSLTASRNAKLTLVRDYLAETPDPDRGWALAALTGDLSFNAAKPAFIRKAVEERMDPTLFRWSYDYVGDLAETVALVWPARPGANREPELSEVVDALRGASRTEVQRLIEAWLDGLEPTGRWALLKLMTGGLRVGVSARMAKQAAADLGQVEVAQIEEVWHALHPPYEDLFAWLEGRSDRPSAVAPGRFRPVMLAQAIDEAVDFGKLDPADYAAEWKWDGIRVQAVNEAGVRRLYTRNGDDISRTFPDVLDALEFEGALDGELLVMREGTVASFGDLQQRLNRKTVDAKMLLNFPAGIRAYDLLADGAEDTRVLPFAERRKRLEVFVGRLQTSRIDLSPMQPFETWAQLTDLRREPPPGDPQIAEGLMLKRWDSIYEAGRPKGPWFKWKRDPFLIDAVLMYAQRGHGKRSSFYSDYTFGVWTEGPDGKRALTPVGKAYFGFTDEELKQIDKFVRDNTVERFGPVRSVRAEIHFGLVFEVAFEGLQRSTRHKSGVAMRFPRISRIRWDKPAGEADELTTLERMLTQMEGR; the protein is encoded by the coding sequence ATGCGCGCTTTCGCCGAGCTTCTGGACCGACTGTCGCTGACGGCGTCGCGCAACGCCAAGCTGACCCTGGTTCGCGACTACCTGGCCGAGACGCCCGATCCCGACCGGGGCTGGGCGCTGGCCGCGCTCACCGGCGATCTCAGCTTCAACGCCGCCAAGCCCGCCTTCATCCGCAAGGCGGTGGAAGAGCGGATGGATCCCACCCTGTTCCGCTGGTCCTACGACTATGTGGGCGACCTGGCCGAGACCGTGGCCCTGGTCTGGCCCGCGCGGCCGGGCGCCAACCGCGAGCCCGAACTCTCGGAGGTGGTCGACGCCCTGCGCGGCGCCTCGCGGACCGAGGTCCAGCGGCTGATCGAGGCCTGGCTGGACGGACTGGAGCCCACCGGCCGCTGGGCGCTGCTGAAGCTGATGACCGGTGGCCTGCGCGTCGGGGTTTCCGCCCGGATGGCCAAGCAGGCCGCAGCCGACCTGGGCCAGGTGGAAGTGGCCCAGATCGAGGAGGTCTGGCACGCCCTGCACCCGCCCTATGAGGACCTGTTCGCCTGGCTGGAGGGCCGCTCGGACCGGCCCTCAGCCGTGGCGCCTGGCCGCTTCCGGCCGGTGATGCTGGCCCAGGCCATCGACGAGGCCGTCGACTTCGGCAAGCTCGATCCCGCCGACTACGCCGCCGAATGGAAGTGGGACGGCATCCGGGTCCAGGCGGTGAACGAGGCGGGGGTGCGCCGGCTCTACACCCGCAATGGCGACGACATCTCCAGGACCTTCCCTGACGTGCTGGACGCCCTGGAATTCGAGGGCGCGTTGGACGGAGAGCTGCTGGTGATGCGCGAGGGGACAGTCGCGAGCTTCGGCGACCTGCAGCAGCGGCTGAACCGCAAGACCGTGGACGCCAAGATGCTGCTGAACTTCCCGGCCGGTATCCGCGCCTATGACCTGCTGGCCGACGGGGCCGAGGACACCCGCGTCCTGCCCTTCGCGGAGCGGCGCAAGCGGCTGGAGGTCTTCGTGGGCCGGCTCCAGACCTCGCGGATCGACCTCTCGCCGATGCAGCCCTTCGAGACCTGGGCCCAGCTCACCGATCTGCGCCGCGAGCCGCCGCCGGGCGACCCGCAGATCGCCGAGGGCCTGATGCTCAAGCGCTGGGACTCGATCTACGAGGCCGGCCGGCCCAAGGGACCTTGGTTCAAGTGGAAGCGCGACCCGTTCCTGATCGACGCGGTGCTGATGTACGCCCAGCGCGGCCACGGCAAGCGTTCCAGCTTCTATTCCGACTACACCTTCGGGGTCTGGACGGAGGGTCCCGACGGCAAGCGGGCGCTCACCCCGGTCGGCAAGGCCTATTTCGGCTTCACCGACGAGGAGCTGAAGCAGATCGACAAGTTCGTCCGCGACAACACCGTCGAGCGGTTCGGCCCGGTGCGCTCGGTCCGGGCCGAGATCCATTTCGGCCTGGTGTTCGAGGTGGCCTTCGAGGGTCTGCAGCGCTCGACCCGGCACAAGTCCGGCGTGGCCATGCGCTTCCCGCGCATCAGCCGTATCCGCTGGGACAAGCCGGCCGGGGAGGCCGACGAGCTTACGACGCTGGAACGGATGCTGACGCAGATGGAGGGACGCTAG
- a CDS encoding ABC transporter ATP-binding protein, with translation MIEVKDVVYDYPSARALHGVSFKVEAGAVLAMVGPNGAGKTTLLRCMAALDNATEGTISIGGLDTRDDPRGVHGTIGYLPDFFGLYEDLSVRRALTYAARSRGVSEAATPHAVEQAASRVQLTDRLEMRAGELSRGLKQRLAIGQTIVHQPRVLLLDEPAAGLDPEARRALSDLILRLSREGMTIVVSSHILSELEDYSTQMLMIRDGRVAGGGVVAAGAGVRDGTRISVTFVGPPADLDKVLAKLDIALERRDGDSAILLAANGDDDAAVLAKLVGAGLKVSAFQPTRRTLEDAYLAEAQS, from the coding sequence ATGATCGAGGTGAAGGACGTCGTCTACGACTACCCATCGGCGCGGGCGCTGCATGGGGTGTCGTTCAAGGTCGAGGCGGGCGCTGTCCTGGCCATGGTCGGCCCAAACGGAGCGGGCAAGACCACCCTGCTGCGCTGCATGGCGGCGCTCGACAACGCCACCGAGGGGACGATCTCCATCGGTGGGCTCGACACCCGCGACGACCCGCGCGGCGTCCACGGGACCATTGGGTACCTGCCGGACTTCTTCGGCCTCTACGAAGACCTGTCGGTGCGTCGCGCGCTCACCTACGCCGCCCGCTCGCGGGGGGTTTCCGAAGCCGCCACGCCGCACGCCGTCGAGCAGGCCGCCTCCCGGGTCCAGCTCACCGACCGGCTAGAGATGCGGGCCGGGGAGCTGTCGCGCGGCCTAAAGCAGCGCCTGGCCATCGGCCAGACCATCGTCCACCAGCCCCGGGTCCTGCTGCTGGACGAGCCCGCCGCGGGCCTGGATCCCGAGGCGCGCCGGGCGCTCTCCGACCTCATCCTTCGGCTCTCTCGCGAGGGCATGACCATCGTGGTCTCCTCGCACATCCTTTCCGAGCTGGAGGACTATTCCACCCAGATGCTGATGATCCGCGACGGCCGGGTGGCCGGCGGCGGGGTGGTCGCGGCCGGCGCCGGCGTGCGCGATGGAACCCGGATCAGCGTCACCTTCGTGGGCCCGCCCGCCGACCTCGACAAGGTGCTGGCGAAGCTCGACATCGCGCTGGAGCGCCGCGACGGCGACAGCGCCATCCTGCTGGCCGCCAACGGCGACGACGACGCTGCGGTGCTGGCCAAGCTGGTCGGCGCGGGGCTGAAGGTCTCGGCCTTCCAGCCCACCCGCCGGACCCTGGAAGACGCCTACCTCGCCGAGGCCCAGTCATGA